In a genomic window of Glaciimonas sp. PCH181:
- a CDS encoding ABC transporter ATP-binding protein, with translation MQAIMPARDFAIVAQNLSKRVADASGELVILNDINFTVHAGTTLAIVGASGSGKSTLLGLLAGLDTPTSGTVKIDGVDIFALDEDGRAGVRKEKLGFVFQSFQLLSHLNALENVMLPLELHGNVNAKEKAQIMLGRVGLSSRLRHYPKYLSGGEQQRVALARAFVTEPPLLFADEPTGSLDAATGDAVIQLMFDLNQERGSTLVLVTHDTSIAMQCRQTITIAAGRLLHHGDTSPSDAHIF, from the coding sequence ATGCAAGCTATCATGCCTGCACGGGATTTTGCGATAGTCGCACAAAACCTGAGCAAGCGCGTCGCTGATGCCAGTGGCGAACTAGTGATACTTAACGATATCAATTTTACCGTTCATGCGGGTACTACGTTGGCGATCGTCGGTGCTTCAGGATCTGGTAAATCGACATTGCTAGGCCTGTTAGCCGGTTTGGATACGCCAACCAGCGGCACTGTGAAAATTGATGGTGTCGACATTTTTGCGCTGGATGAAGATGGACGTGCCGGTGTACGCAAGGAAAAGCTCGGCTTCGTATTTCAATCCTTTCAATTACTGAGCCATTTGAATGCTTTAGAAAATGTTATGTTGCCGTTAGAATTGCACGGCAATGTCAATGCCAAAGAAAAAGCGCAGATCATGCTAGGGCGTGTCGGCTTATCAAGTCGCTTGCGCCATTATCCGAAATATTTATCTGGCGGCGAGCAACAGCGGGTTGCGTTAGCGCGCGCTTTTGTGACAGAGCCACCTTTGCTGTTCGCTGATGAGCCGACCGGTAGTCTGGATGCTGCCACTGGCGACGCTGTGATCCAGTTAATGTTCGATCTTAATCAGGAACGTGGTTCGACGTTGGTGTTGGTGACGCATGACACCTCAATAGCGATGCAATGTCGTCAGACTATAACGATTGCTGCCGGGCGCTTGCTGCACCACGGTGACACTTCGCCCAGCGACGCGCACATTTTTTGA
- the rimI gene encoding ribosomal protein S18-alanine N-acetyltransferase — MTFNLDQRGENMLALPLSFLPMTIEDLDEVVDIETRVYSHPWTYGNFVDSIQSSYQCWILRDANYRLIGYFFSMSVVDEVHLLNISVHGDLHGRGIGKCMLDKVVALAREQAMTSVLLEVRPSNQRAITIYQRYGFIRIGMRPAYYPAAGDSREDAIVMRLSL; from the coding sequence ATGACATTCAATCTCGACCAACGTGGAGAAAATATGTTGGCGTTGCCACTGTCCTTTCTGCCGATGACAATTGAGGACCTGGACGAAGTAGTCGACATTGAAACCCGCGTGTATTCACATCCATGGACTTACGGTAATTTTGTTGATTCAATCCAGAGTAGCTATCAATGCTGGATTCTCCGCGATGCCAACTATCGTTTGATCGGCTATTTTTTTTCCATGTCGGTGGTCGATGAAGTGCATTTATTAAATATTAGCGTTCATGGCGATTTACATGGGCGTGGTATTGGCAAGTGCATGTTGGACAAGGTAGTCGCGCTGGCGCGAGAGCAAGCTATGACGTCGGTGCTGCTTGAAGTGCGGCCATCAAATCAACGTGCCATCACGATTTATCAGCGTTATGGCTTTATACGGATTGGCATGCGTCCCGCCTACTATCCAGCCGCTGGGGATAGCCGTGAAGATGCCATCGTCATGCGCTTGTCACTATGA
- the lplT gene encoding lysophospholipid transporter LplT: protein MNRGFYTIMAAQFFSSLADNALLIGAIALLIEMSSPTWMTPLLKLFFVLSYVLLAPFVGAFADSLPKGRVMFCTNLIKILGCVMMFFSIHPLLSYAMVGFGAAAYSPAKYGILTELLPPEKLVAANGWIEGLTVSSIILGTVMGGSLVNPHVSSVLLTLHVPVLNWSPNTPTQAALSVIAILYIIAAIFNLKIPDTGVRYPHQERNPIKLVADFAKCNAILWKDKLGQISLAVTTLFWGAGATLQFIVLKWAEKSLHMPLDKAAILQGVVAVGVAIGSITAARIVPLKKSLSVMPMGIVMGLVVMSMTLVHSIWVAYPLLVLIGALAGYFVVPMNALLQHRGHVLMSAGHSIAVQNYNENLSVLTMLVLYALLVKLDVNVNFVIIMFGLFVAGTMFLVMRKHAANQKEHDSLALIGEQKH, encoded by the coding sequence ATGAATCGCGGTTTTTATACCATTATGGCGGCGCAATTTTTTTCGTCGTTGGCTGATAACGCCCTGCTTATTGGGGCGATTGCATTATTGATAGAAATGTCGTCGCCGACCTGGATGACGCCATTACTCAAACTGTTTTTTGTCTTGTCTTACGTGCTTTTAGCACCTTTTGTCGGCGCGTTCGCCGATTCGCTGCCAAAAGGCCGCGTTATGTTCTGCACCAACTTAATTAAGATTTTGGGTTGCGTGATGATGTTCTTCAGTATTCACCCGTTGCTGTCTTACGCGATGGTGGGCTTCGGCGCTGCGGCATATTCCCCTGCAAAATACGGCATTCTGACTGAACTATTACCCCCTGAAAAACTCGTCGCCGCGAATGGCTGGATCGAGGGTTTGACGGTCTCATCCATTATTCTTGGCACCGTAATGGGCGGCTCACTAGTCAACCCGCATGTCTCTTCTGTGCTGTTAACGCTGCATGTGCCGGTGCTGAACTGGAGTCCGAATACTCCCACCCAGGCAGCGTTAAGCGTTATCGCCATACTGTATATAATCGCCGCCATATTCAATCTAAAAATCCCTGATACGGGTGTCCGCTATCCCCACCAAGAACGCAATCCAATCAAACTTGTAGCCGATTTTGCAAAATGCAATGCCATTTTGTGGAAAGACAAGCTAGGACAAATCTCTCTCGCAGTCACAACGCTATTTTGGGGTGCAGGGGCAACTCTCCAATTTATTGTATTGAAATGGGCTGAAAAATCACTCCATATGCCGCTCGACAAGGCCGCCATTCTGCAAGGCGTCGTCGCCGTTGGCGTGGCTATTGGATCGATTACAGCGGCGCGCATCGTGCCATTGAAGAAGTCGCTGTCAGTGATGCCGATGGGTATTGTGATGGGTTTAGTCGTCATGTCGATGACGTTAGTCCATTCAATTTGGGTAGCCTACCCCTTGCTGGTACTGATCGGCGCTTTGGCTGGCTATTTTGTGGTTCCGATGAACGCGCTACTTCAGCATCGGGGCCATGTCCTGATGAGTGCGGGCCACTCAATCGCAGTACAAAATTACAATGAAAATTTATCGGTACTGACTATGCTAGTGCTCTACGCACTGCTGGTAAAACTAGACGTGAACGTCAATTTCGTCATCATCATGTTTGGCCTGTTCGTAGCGGGTACGATGTTTTTAGTGATGCGCAAACATGCTGCCAATCAAAAAGAACACGATTCGCTGGCATTAATTGGTGAGCAAAAGCATTGA
- a CDS encoding DUF1853 family protein has translation MHPPPNNASSSSALASSSQAGAFQVQFHQRWNHLNDPHVRALAWLLDAPDLLDIHAAQWQGKIAHIAGTDDGDGHHQTARWLQALECEPEKRLALHTFIGTLSSTRLGLYAEKLMAFYFQQHHLLVAHGLQVRTDKGSTLGEFDFLLQQAAGLVHWEFATKFYLLEMRGAEPVADDFVGPNLSDSLGQKINKILHRQLILGQHPVAQSYLNAPVVSARALVKGWLFYPDQDFVVPGALGVSGQHCRGYWSALSLLMIDDTARYLILPRLRWLAPAKAARKDTLNAAETRDALEAHFSHDRSPLLLVTLRPSGGDELETTRGFVVPDDWATRAAEKRRLATIKVDKEV, from the coding sequence ATGCACCCGCCGCCGAATAATGCGTCTAGCTCTTCCGCGCTAGCATCGTCAAGTCAGGCGGGTGCTTTTCAGGTCCAATTTCATCAGCGCTGGAATCATCTTAATGACCCGCATGTAAGAGCGCTTGCGTGGCTGCTGGATGCGCCCGATTTACTAGATATCCATGCAGCGCAATGGCAAGGCAAGATCGCACATATCGCTGGTACCGATGATGGCGATGGACATCATCAAACTGCCAGATGGCTGCAAGCGCTGGAGTGTGAGCCGGAAAAGCGCCTTGCCTTGCATACTTTCATCGGCACGTTGTCATCAACGCGCCTCGGTTTATATGCCGAAAAGCTGATGGCATTTTACTTTCAACAACATCATCTGTTGGTGGCGCACGGTTTGCAGGTCAGGACCGACAAGGGCAGCACACTCGGTGAGTTTGATTTTCTATTGCAGCAGGCCGCCGGACTTGTACATTGGGAGTTTGCGACTAAATTTTATTTGCTGGAAATGCGCGGTGCTGAGCCAGTGGCAGATGATTTTGTCGGGCCCAATTTGTCGGATTCACTAGGCCAAAAAATTAACAAAATTCTTCATCGCCAATTAATCCTCGGCCAACATCCTGTTGCTCAAAGTTATTTGAACGCACCAGTAGTCTCGGCGCGCGCATTGGTGAAGGGATGGCTGTTCTATCCGGATCAGGATTTTGTTGTTCCCGGCGCGCTTGGTGTCTCAGGGCAGCATTGCCGTGGCTATTGGTCTGCATTGTCACTTTTGATGATCGATGACACTGCGCGCTATCTGATTTTGCCGAGACTGCGCTGGTTAGCCCCGGCAAAGGCTGCACGCAAAGATACGCTAAATGCGGCTGAAACGCGGGATGCTTTGGAAGCACATTTTAGTCATGATCGGTCGCCACTCTTATTGGTTACACTGCGACCAAGCGGGGGTGATGAGCTGGAGACTACGCGAGGATTTGTTGTGCCAGACGATTGGGCTACACGCGCCGCAGAGAAGCGCAGACTAGCAACGATTAAGGTAGATAAAGAAGTCTGA
- the tsaB gene encoding tRNA (adenosine(37)-N6)-threonylcarbamoyltransferase complex dimerization subunit type 1 TsaB, whose amino-acid sequence MPIILAIETSTELASAALLRDGQVISRESAGVQTHSQTILPMIQSLLAEAEVSLAQCDALAFGVGPGSFTGVRTACGIVQGLAFGADLPVLPIVTLAAMAQACYEAHGAKDVLSVLDARMGEVYWAQYRYVGDAWIVIVEPTLSAPALVAPSGIVQACGNGLSAYAEQFTDASFAINAQPALMPHARQIAQLGLQAFQQGLGLPASEAQPLYLRNKVAFTTAERAAKVLA is encoded by the coding sequence ATGCCGATTATTCTTGCCATTGAAACTTCTACAGAACTTGCCTCCGCCGCATTATTGCGCGACGGTCAGGTAATTAGCCGCGAATCCGCTGGTGTTCAAACCCATTCGCAAACTATCCTGCCGATGATACAAAGCCTGCTGGCAGAAGCCGAAGTCAGCCTGGCGCAGTGCGATGCGCTGGCATTCGGTGTGGGTCCGGGTTCATTTACCGGCGTTCGCACTGCCTGCGGGATTGTGCAAGGCTTAGCGTTTGGTGCCGACTTGCCGGTGTTGCCGATAGTGACTCTGGCCGCAATGGCCCAAGCCTGCTATGAAGCGCATGGTGCAAAGGATGTTCTGAGCGTGTTGGATGCGCGTATGGGCGAGGTGTATTGGGCCCAATATCGCTACGTTGGCGATGCGTGGATAGTGATAGTCGAGCCGACGCTTTCGGCGCCAGCATTGGTAGCACCCTCAGGCATTGTTCAGGCCTGTGGTAACGGATTATCAGCTTACGCCGAGCAATTTACTGACGCATCATTTGCGATAAATGCGCAGCCAGCGCTCATGCCGCACGCGCGCCAGATCGCGCAGCTTGGTCTGCAAGCGTTTCAGCAAGGTTTGGGCTTGCCCGCCTCTGAGGCACAACCACTCTATTTACGCAACAAAGTGGCATTTACTACGGCTGAACGCGCCGCCAAGGTGTTGGCATGA
- the alr gene encoding alanine racemase: MPRPIIATIDISALQHNLQVAKARAPNAKVWAVLKANAYGHGLERGLRGFAAADGLALVEPDYALRLRELGWEKPILLLEGFFDTADLDAVIAAQLETAVHCGEQIDLLEQILPSQPRSFKLNVHLKMNSGMNRLGFPPEAFRAAYTRLRALPEIGNITLMTHLANADDAQNPGLPLQEQMARFEKGVAGLPGERSTANSAVDLMHPELRSDWVRPGIMLYGATPGGQTAESFGLRPAMTLTSEIIGIQKIATGEAIGYGSRFVAQEPMVIGVVACGYADGYPRHAPTGTPVVVDGVRTGTVGRVSMDMFSVDLTHIPNVRVGSKVLLWGDGLSVDDVAHAAGTIGYELLCAVAPRVKMVEI, encoded by the coding sequence ATGCCAAGGCCAATCATCGCCACCATTGATATTTCCGCTCTTCAACATAACCTGCAAGTTGCGAAAGCGCGTGCGCCAAATGCTAAAGTCTGGGCAGTATTAAAGGCTAATGCTTACGGCCATGGCTTGGAGCGCGGGCTGCGCGGCTTTGCCGCCGCGGATGGTCTGGCGTTGGTCGAGCCGGATTATGCCCTGCGGTTGCGTGAACTCGGCTGGGAAAAACCAATTTTGCTATTAGAAGGATTTTTTGACACTGCCGATCTGGATGCGGTCATCGCGGCTCAGCTTGAAACGGCGGTGCACTGTGGTGAGCAGATTGATTTGCTTGAACAAATTTTGCCATCCCAGCCGCGTTCTTTTAAGTTAAACGTGCACCTTAAAATGAACAGCGGCATGAATCGTCTTGGTTTTCCGCCAGAAGCCTTTCGCGCTGCTTATACGCGCTTGCGTGCGTTGCCAGAGATTGGCAATATCACGTTAATGACCCATCTTGCCAATGCTGACGATGCGCAAAATCCCGGGTTGCCGCTGCAAGAACAAATGGCGCGTTTTGAGAAGGGCGTTGCCGGCCTGCCCGGTGAGCGTAGCACTGCCAATTCTGCCGTTGATCTAATGCATCCGGAGTTACGTTCGGATTGGGTGCGGCCGGGTATCATGCTCTACGGGGCTACGCCGGGCGGTCAGACTGCTGAATCATTCGGATTGCGCCCGGCAATGACATTGACCAGCGAGATTATTGGTATTCAAAAAATCGCCACCGGTGAAGCCATTGGTTACGGTAGCCGTTTTGTTGCCCAGGAGCCGATGGTTATCGGCGTAGTCGCTTGCGGATATGCTGACGGTTACCCGCGTCATGCACCAACCGGCACACCAGTGGTGGTCGATGGCGTGCGCACAGGTACTGTAGGGCGAGTCTCAATGGATATGTTTTCGGTTGATTTGACCCACATTCCGAACGTACGGGTTGGTAGTAAGGTCTTGCTGTGGGGAGATGGCCTGTCTGTCGATGACGTAGCGCATGCGGCGGGGACGATCGGTTACGAGTTGTTATGCGCAGTTGCGCCACGGGTAAAAATGGTCGAAATCTGA
- a CDS encoding uracil-DNA glycosylase family protein — translation MNISTRRTTFLEECGVGPLWVRRYAVPYQEIVQIEYAPLETVAPLVPVVATVEPITPTVVTPVLSQIPAVDDMMTAWDNAPSSVPAVIVAAPKLDLHNAAADAVALKANIATMDWRQLKAAVAECTQCGLCHGREHTVFGVGDESAKWLFIGEGPGREEDRQGEPFVGPAGKLLDNMLASVGVKRGENAYIANIVKCRSTDDNGRDRTPSAEEVAACLPYLQRQIALIQPTVLVALGKTAALSLLALDPTTPVSTLRGTVHRYAGLPLVVTYHPAYLLRKPSEKAKAWDDLCLALRCYAPAAE, via the coding sequence ATGAATATTTCGACGCGACGAACGACTTTTCTGGAGGAGTGTGGCGTTGGCCCGCTTTGGGTGCGTAGATATGCCGTGCCTTATCAGGAAATAGTGCAAATAGAGTATGCCCCGCTAGAAACTGTTGCGCCATTGGTGCCTGTTGTGGCGACCGTTGAGCCGATCACGCCAACGGTAGTAACGCCGGTCCTTTCTCAAATTCCAGCGGTCGACGATATGATGACCGCTTGGGACAATGCACCATCGTCTGTGCCCGCAGTGATTGTTGCTGCGCCTAAGCTAGATCTGCATAACGCTGCTGCCGATGCCGTGGCATTAAAAGCGAATATCGCTACGATGGATTGGCGCCAGCTTAAAGCGGCAGTGGCCGAATGCACGCAGTGCGGCTTATGCCATGGTCGCGAACATACTGTTTTTGGGGTTGGCGACGAAAGCGCTAAATGGCTATTTATTGGTGAAGGCCCAGGGCGCGAAGAAGATCGACAGGGCGAACCTTTTGTCGGGCCTGCTGGTAAGCTGCTTGATAATATGCTTGCGTCGGTCGGCGTCAAGCGTGGCGAAAATGCCTACATTGCCAATATCGTTAAATGTCGGTCTACGGATGACAATGGCCGGGACCGTACGCCATCGGCAGAAGAGGTGGCCGCTTGCCTGCCGTATTTACAGCGCCAAATTGCACTCATCCAGCCGACGGTATTGGTGGCATTAGGTAAAACCGCCGCCTTGTCGCTATTAGCGCTCGATCCGACGACGCCGGTTTCTACATTGCGCGGAACGGTGCATCGCTATGCCGGATTACCGCTGGTGGTGACGTATCATCCGGCCTACTTACTCCGTAAACCATCAGAAAAAGCCAAGGCGTGGGATGACTTATGCCTGGCACTGAGGTGTTATGCACCCGCCGCCGAATAA
- a CDS encoding thioredoxin family protein, with amino-acid sequence MPVLIISNENRPQLAQILAEDGWVVACLCAAWCGSCREYQTNFTALALRHPEARFVWIDIEDQADLMDDLDVDNFPTLLIQRGKIVTFLGPVELDLRLAERLFLAQHKKSPTDLAIEADSSAERRQWQSNGNLVLRLQQAAN; translated from the coding sequence ATGCCTGTCCTGATTATTAGCAATGAAAACCGCCCGCAACTGGCCCAGATTCTGGCTGAAGACGGCTGGGTGGTCGCTTGCCTGTGCGCGGCATGGTGCGGAAGTTGCCGTGAGTACCAAACTAACTTTACGGCGCTGGCCTTACGCCATCCCGAGGCGCGCTTCGTTTGGATCGACATTGAGGATCAGGCTGATCTGATGGATGATCTGGACGTTGACAACTTTCCTACCCTGCTGATTCAGCGCGGAAAAATCGTGACTTTTCTGGGGCCGGTTGAACTCGATTTACGGCTAGCTGAAAGATTATTTTTAGCGCAACATAAGAAAAGTCCGACCGATCTGGCGATTGAAGCAGATAGCTCCGCAGAACGCCGACAATGGCAGAGCAATGGCAATTTGGTATTAAGGCTTCAGCAAGCGGCGAATTAG
- a CDS encoding LysR family transcriptional regulator, giving the protein MDRLQSMRVFSKVVEQGSFVGAAQALALSNAVVTRHVAELENHLGTRLLNRSTRRMSLTETGQAYLERVRSILAEIDEADAVASAVSKKPAGTLHIYSHIGFGQMQLARLLPQYSLQYPDVVLDVTMSDRTVDLVEEGFDVGIFTVFQKFDVSMVARQLGIADVLLCASPEYILKHGMPLLPEDLQQHACLNFSLENFRHHWTFQSPDGMSTVPITGKVISNNADLLRHCALAGMGIAMRSSYSLGDDLRTGKLIRVLPEHQISKISVQMVYPSRRLLSAKVRSFVDFMMAQFPYPDRDPWLAG; this is encoded by the coding sequence ATGGATCGTCTCCAGTCAATGCGGGTTTTTTCAAAAGTCGTTGAACAAGGTAGTTTTGTAGGCGCGGCGCAGGCGCTGGCGTTGTCCAATGCGGTTGTCACGCGGCACGTCGCCGAGCTGGAGAATCATCTTGGCACGCGCTTGTTGAATCGATCGACGCGCAGAATGTCGTTGACTGAGACAGGACAGGCCTATCTGGAGCGGGTTCGCAGTATTCTGGCAGAAATTGATGAGGCCGATGCAGTTGCCTCCGCGGTGTCGAAAAAGCCTGCCGGAACCTTGCATATCTATTCCCACATCGGTTTCGGGCAAATGCAGTTGGCGCGTTTGTTGCCACAATATTCGCTGCAATACCCAGACGTCGTGCTGGATGTGACAATGTCTGATCGCACGGTCGATTTGGTAGAAGAAGGTTTTGATGTCGGTATTTTTACTGTCTTCCAGAAGTTCGATGTCAGCATGGTAGCGCGTCAGTTGGGGATCGCCGATGTGCTGTTATGTGCGTCGCCGGAGTACATACTCAAGCATGGCATGCCGTTACTACCGGAAGACCTGCAACAACACGCATGTCTAAATTTTTCTTTGGAGAATTTTCGCCATCATTGGACTTTTCAGTCCCCGGATGGGATGTCCACGGTGCCCATCACTGGCAAAGTCATATCGAATAATGCAGACCTGTTACGCCACTGCGCCCTTGCTGGAATGGGGATCGCCATGCGTAGTTCGTATTCACTTGGCGATGATTTGCGTACAGGCAAACTGATACGTGTATTGCCCGAACATCAGATTAGTAAAATATCTGTGCAAATGGTGTATCCAAGTCGCCGGTTATTGTCGGCCAAGGTGCGTAGCTTTGTCGATTTTATGATGGCGCAGTTTCCGTATCCGGATCGCGATCCCTGGTTGGCTGGCTAA
- a CDS encoding arylesterase, translated as MRIISRKCGNIIRRWREQPSLTANRSGKINRISRRNVLLTSLISVLAAFGTLSSTSAHSASKSILVLGDSLSAEYGLARGTGWVALLQQRLQTQHSDITVTNASISGETTSGGNTRLPALLKQRPNIVIIELGANDALRGLQLKATESNLRTMIAAAQKAHAKVLLVGMRIPPNYGRDYTEKFFGLYSTVAQQTKVALVPFLLEDIANKSALFQADRIHPIAEAHPTMLNNVWQKLQPLIKN; from the coding sequence ATGCGGATTATCAGTAGAAAATGTGGAAATATTATTCGGCGTTGGCGCGAGCAGCCATCGCTCACAGCAAATCGGTCAGGAAAAATCAACCGCATCTCGCGCCGCAATGTTTTGCTGACCAGCTTGATTAGTGTACTCGCGGCCTTTGGTACGTTGTCTTCAACCAGCGCTCATTCTGCATCAAAATCCATTCTGGTGTTGGGCGATAGCCTATCAGCGGAATATGGACTGGCCCGCGGCACTGGCTGGGTGGCACTACTTCAGCAACGGCTGCAGACACAACATAGCGATATCACCGTCACAAATGCCAGTATCAGCGGCGAAACGACTAGTGGCGGCAACACGCGACTACCGGCCCTTTTAAAACAGCGCCCCAATATTGTCATCATCGAACTCGGGGCAAATGATGCGCTGCGCGGGCTTCAACTAAAAGCGACAGAATCCAATCTGCGCACGATGATCGCGGCCGCACAAAAAGCACACGCCAAGGTACTACTTGTCGGCATGCGTATTCCACCTAACTATGGTCGTGACTATACAGAGAAATTTTTCGGCTTATATTCGACCGTTGCACAACAGACTAAAGTCGCTTTAGTGCCTTTTCTGTTGGAGGACATTGCCAATAAGTCGGCGTTATTTCAAGCCGACCGCATTCATCCGATAGCAGAAGCACATCCGACCATGTTAAATAATGTATGGCAGAAATTACAACCCTTAATCAAGAACTAA
- the radA gene encoding DNA repair protein RadA → MAKAKTNYTCTECGGVANKWTGQCPACGQWNTLVETIVDVGGGNRFSNQHQGLAQTAPVVSLSEIDAIDVPRFGTGIEEFDRVLGGGLVAGGVVLIGGDPGIGKSTLLLQALANLSRVKKVLYVSGEESGAQIAMRGKRLAVDAKDLKLQAEIQLEKILNTLVEHKPEVVVIDSIQTVYSDALSSAPGSVAQVRECAAQLTRVAKQSGITMILVGHVTKEGALAGPRVLEHIVDTVLYFEGDTHSSFRLVRAVKNRFGAVNELGVFAMTEKGLKGVSNPSALFLSQHDVAVAGSCVMVTQEGTRPLLVEIQALVDASHAPNARRLSVGLDQNRLAMLLAVLHRHAGIAAFDQDVFINAVGGVKITEPAADLAVLLAINSSMRNKPLPRGLVVFGEVGLAGEIRPAPRGQERLREAAKLGFSIAVIPKSNVPKQKIEGLTVIGVERIDDALNKIRDAGE, encoded by the coding sequence ATGGCCAAAGCAAAAACCAATTACACCTGCACTGAATGTGGCGGCGTTGCCAATAAATGGACAGGACAATGTCCGGCTTGCGGTCAATGGAACACACTGGTAGAAACTATCGTTGATGTAGGTGGTGGCAATCGCTTCTCAAATCAGCATCAGGGATTGGCGCAAACGGCACCGGTAGTCAGCTTGTCGGAAATCGACGCGATTGATGTGCCACGCTTTGGCACCGGCATCGAAGAGTTCGATCGGGTACTCGGCGGCGGATTAGTGGCAGGCGGCGTGGTGCTGATTGGTGGCGATCCCGGTATCGGTAAATCCACCCTGTTATTGCAAGCACTGGCGAATCTATCCCGCGTCAAAAAAGTGTTGTACGTCAGTGGTGAAGAATCTGGCGCGCAAATCGCCATGCGCGGTAAGCGCCTGGCGGTAGATGCCAAAGACTTGAAGCTGCAAGCCGAAATTCAGCTAGAAAAAATTCTTAATACCTTGGTCGAGCATAAACCAGAAGTCGTGGTCATCGATTCCATTCAAACGGTCTATTCCGACGCTTTGTCTTCTGCTCCCGGATCTGTTGCGCAAGTGCGCGAATGCGCTGCGCAATTGACGCGTGTCGCCAAGCAATCGGGCATCACGATGATTCTGGTCGGCCATGTCACCAAAGAGGGCGCGTTAGCCGGACCGCGGGTTTTGGAGCATATCGTCGATACGGTGTTGTACTTTGAGGGCGATACGCATTCCAGTTTTCGTCTGGTGCGCGCCGTCAAAAATCGCTTTGGTGCCGTTAATGAGTTGGGCGTGTTTGCCATGACAGAAAAAGGCCTGAAGGGCGTGTCTAATCCTTCTGCCTTATTTTTATCGCAGCATGATGTTGCGGTCGCCGGTTCATGTGTGATGGTGACGCAAGAAGGTACGCGGCCCTTGTTGGTAGAAATTCAGGCGTTGGTCGATGCGTCGCATGCGCCAAATGCGCGTCGTTTGTCGGTCGGTCTGGATCAAAATCGTCTCGCGATGTTGCTGGCCGTCTTGCATCGGCATGCAGGCATTGCAGCGTTTGATCAGGATGTCTTTATTAACGCTGTCGGCGGCGTAAAAATTACCGAGCCTGCGGCTGATTTGGCAGTATTGTTAGCGATCAATTCGTCGATGCGTAACAAACCATTGCCGCGCGGATTAGTGGTGTTTGGCGAGGTGGGGTTAGCGGGCGAAATTCGACCAGCACCGCGTGGTCAGGAGCGTCTGCGTGAAGCCGCAAAATTAGGCTTTTCCATTGCGGTAATTCCTAAATCAAATGTGCCGAAACAAAAAATTGAAGGTTTAACCGTGATCGGTGTCGAGCGGATTGATGATGCGCTCAATAAAATACGCGACGCCGGTGAATAG